A genomic region of Cydia amplana chromosome 27, ilCydAmpl1.1, whole genome shotgun sequence contains the following coding sequences:
- the LOC134660436 gene encoding probable pseudouridine-5'-phosphatase has product MITIPAKFYCTRKFKKVTHCLFDLDGTVLDSEIVYQKAIRTICEKYGKTYTKDLEIQCYGATDRDLSETVVLRVPLPISVDDFEHQLTELVGKAVASAPLQPGAERLLTHLYDSKVPIALATNSTERAVRIATQARPKLFALFNHKVCATDPEVDRGKPHPDIYLVAASRFPTKPKPAQCIVFEDSEIGVKAAVAAGMQVVMIPDRRLDRQKTRQATIVLRSLREFKPEEFGLPPFPETPARGKPTSARVEQDYKAENTETKKNEPIQPTAFLVENISKASKMSKIRAQMSILMNKKMLVGSPVASR; this is encoded by the exons ATGATCACCATCCCGGCAAAGTTCTACTGCACCAGGAAATTTAAGAAGGTCACACATTGCCTTTTCGACTTGGACGGGACGGTACTTG ATTCAGAAATTGTTTATCAAAAGGCAATCAGGACGATCTGCGAGAAATATGGAAAAACATACACCAAGGATCTGGAAATTCAG TGCTACGGCGCCACGGACCGTGACCTGTCAGAGACAGTCGTGCTGCGGGTGCCCCTGCCGATTTCCGTGGACGATTTCGAACACCAACTCACAGAACTCGTCGGCAAGGCCGTCGCCAGCGCACCATTACAGCCTG GCGCCGAGCGTCTTCTGACGCACCTGTATGACTCTAAGGTCCCGATAGCACTGGCGACCAACAGTACGGAGCGCGCCGTCAGGATCGCCACACAAGCGCGACCCAAACTCTTCGCGCTCTTCAACCACAAG gtgTGCGCTACGGACCCTGAAGTGGACCGAGGGAAACCGCACCCGGACATCTACCTCGTCGCTGCCAGCCGATTTCCGACCAAACCTAAACCGGCACAG TGTATCGTGTTCGAAGATTCTGAAATCGGAGTTAAAGCGGCGGTCGCAGCCGGCATGCAG GTGGTGATGATACCAGACCGACGTTTAGACCGTCAGAAGACGCGCCAAGCCACGATAGTCCTAAG ATCTCTACGCGAATTCAAACCGGAGGAGTTCGGCCTCCCGCCCTTTCCCGAAACACCGGCCAGAGGCAAACCCACTTCAGCTCGCGTCGAACAAGACTATAAAGCGGAAAACACTGAAACTAAGAAAAATGAACCCATTCAGCCGACTGCTTTCCTTGTTGAAAACATATCCAAAGCGTCGAAAATGTCAAAAATAAGAGCGCAAATGTCAATTTTGATGAACAAGAAAATGCTAGTGGGCAGTCCGGTAGCATCCAGATAG